In the genome of Phacochoerus africanus isolate WHEZ1 chromosome 5, ROS_Pafr_v1, whole genome shotgun sequence, the window TTAACACTCCCTTCCCACTCACTTCTGAGACTATGTTAAGGCTGGACAGAAATGCAGTCACTTAACATGGCTGTGAGCTTGCCCCTcacggagggaggaagggaatgcagtgtgtgagtgagtgtgtgtgtgtatttccatcttaaaaaaaagcCCACTGTGCAACATTTGCCTTCCTTAAGCCTTTGCTTCAAAAACAGAATGATGACCCTCTGTCTCTGCAGGCACTCTCCACTTGTCTGGATAGAATATTTATCATCTGGCTTTCATTGAAATCCCTTCTGGAAGTGCCTCTATCCTTTTGACAGAGCCTCTCGTACATCAGGGTTTAAAGGGAAGACTAAGATAGGAAAGTGAGCCCAAGAAGAGCCAGCTCCTCAGAGGATGAGTTACAATCTTGGAATAAATTAGGCCCCCTTGTAACCTGCCTCTGCTCTTTGGGGCACTCACTAGTGAACTACTGAATAGGAGAGAGCCAGGCTTACCATGCAGACAAATACATGCCCGACGCCTGTGGTGGCctctggagaggaaaaaaaataaagaattaagacCCTCAGTAACATTTCAGACATATTAGCAGACCTCTGCATAGCTTGAGTACCAAAGAGCCAAGGACAGGGCTGGCTGGTAGATAACTATAGACTCTGATCTTCTAATTTATGTAGAGAAAACAAATTCTCATTTGAGTCAGAAAGAAGTACAGGACAGGAGTGAAGAGTAGAGGATTGGGGATATATCCTACTCAGGCATATTAAGAGAGAGCTGAATGGAGACAGGAAAGGGAGGGTGGAGTTGATAGCAGGTCTGTAAATTACTTGCACTTAACAGCAAGGCTTAGCTAGTCCTAGGCGCCTTCCTCCCCACATTCAGGTTGTGGCCAGATGGTCTCCCCAGTGGGCCATCCAACTCTAGGAATATATGCAGGAGTTGTTCTGCTGATTTACAGTAAGCAACATTAACCCTTGAGTTTAGTCTCAAGGGCAGACAAactgttagaagaaaaaaaaatctcaggaagaAACCCCACTCTCTACCCTATGTAAAGACATTGATATATTTGCTGTTCTGGATCCAACATGCtgactctgtttctttttgtatctttctAGCTCTGACCTTCATCCAATTTGCAACAAATCTATTTTAAGGCAAGAAGTTGATGTTAtgactcaggctaggggtcagagagTGTCTCTGGCAGAAGATGGCGAGTCCAGTTTAGCCAAAGAACTTGACACGGTGTACAGTGAATTTGACTATGACTTATGCAATGAAGTGGTGGATGTGATTTGCTCCCCTGAGCCAGATGCCTTCAATCCATGTGAAGATATCATGGGGCATGATATTCTCAGAGTCTTAATATGGTTTATTAGTATCCTTGCCATCACTGGGAACATCACAGTGCTGGTGATCCTGATCACCAGCCAATACAAACTCACAGTCCCCCGGTTCCTTATGTGTAATCTGGCCTTTGCCGATCTCTGCATTGGAATCTACCTCCTGCTCATAGCATCAGTTGATATCCACACCAAAACCCAATACCACAACTATGCCATTGACTGGCAAACTGGAGCAGGCTGTGATGCTGCCGGCTTTTTCACTGTCTTTGCTAGTGAGCTCTCAGTCTACACCCTGACAGCCATCACGCTGGAAAGATGGCATACCATCACCCATGCCATGCAGCTACAATGCAAAGTGCAGCTCCGCCATGCTGCCAGCATCATGCTGGTAGGCTGGATCTTTGCTTTCACAGTTGCCCTCTTTCCCATCTTTGGCATCAGCAGCTACATGAAGGTGAGCATCTGCCTGCCCATGGATATTGACAGCCCCTTGTCACAGCTGTATGTTGTGTCTCTCCTTGTGCTCAATGTCCTGGCCTTTGTGGTCATCTGTGGCTGCTATACTCACATCTACCTCACAGTGAGGAACCCCAACATCATGTCCTCCTCTAGTGACACCAAGATCGCCAAGCGTATGGCCATGCTCATCTTCACAGACTTCCTCTGCATGGCGCCCATCTCCTTCTTTGCCATCTCTGCCTCCCTCAAGGTGCCCCTCATCACTGTGTCCAAGTCAAAGATCCTCCTGGTTCTGTTCTACCCCATCAACTCCTGTGCCAACCCCTTCCTCTATGCCATCTTCACCAAGAACTTCCGCAGGGATGTCTTCATTCTGCTAAGCAAGTTTGGCTGCTATGAAATGCAAGCCCAGACTTATAGGACAGAAAATTTATCCACTGCCCACAACATTCATCCAAGAAATGGTCACTGCCCTCCAGCTCCCAGGATTACCAACAGTTCCAGTTACACACTTATTCCTTTAAGCCATTTAGCCCAGAACTAAAACACAATGTGCAAATGTTTCTGAGTGTTGAATGATAATTAAAAAGTCTTGCCTTTGAAGACTATGCCACAGCATAGCTGACGGTTACTTGTCtatattttatctaatttaatcTTCCTGGCACACCTATAAGGGAAACAGGTCAGAAACTCTTAACACTATGTGATAGATTAGCAGGCTAAAGTGCTAATAACAACACTAACAATTAAAATACTACTACATcacatttgttttatgcttttaaagTTCAAAGTGATTTTGCTCATATCATCTCAACTGATCCCTATAAAAGTCCTATTAAATAGGCAGGACAGGGATTGTTCTTGGagttttaacagatgaggaaaccaagattcAAAGGGTTAAGAGACTTGGCTTATAAGAGGCAGAGCTAAAATTACATGTTCTGACTCCCAGAATTTCCAACAAATACAGCACAATATtcaatcactcattcattcactcaacaaatatttattgagcacctatgtGATGGCTCTATAAGGTGTCAGCTTGAGGCTGAACTACATTTCCAGAATTCCCTTTCTTAAATGTTTCCCATTAGGGTGGGCCACACAGAAGACTCTCTGGAAAATTGGAGGGCAGAAGGGAAGCTGCAGCCCTACCTTCGCTCACACACTTTGCTGTTCATCTACTGATTCGTCTCACTGCTGCAAAGCACAACTGCTCCACGGTCCCCTGGATACTCCTTCATGTTCTCTGCCTCCTGAGCcaggtatatatatgtgtttagcTCCTTGATGAAGAACTCCAACTTTGTCAGAACACTTTTATTACCAAGATCAGAGGCAACAAGAACAGAAATGGAGCTCAGTTTGACCTTTTGGGGTTCTTGCTCATGCTCATGATCTTCCCTTTATGACTGCCTGCGCTGT includes:
- the FSHR gene encoding follicle-stimulating hormone receptor isoform X4; protein product: MVVPFQSTALREISQNDVLEVIEANVFSNLPKLHEIRIEKANNLLYIDPDAFQNLPNLRYLLISNTGVKHLPAVHKIQSLQKVLLDIQDNINIHTVERNSFVGLSFESMILWLSKNGIREIHNCAFNGTQLDELNLSDNDNLEELPNDVFQGASGPVILDISRTRIHSLPSYGLENLKKLRAKSTYNLKKLPSLEKFVTLMEASLTYPSHCCAFANWRRQISDLHPICNKSILRQEVDVMTQARGQRVSLAEDGESSLAKELDTVYSEFDYDLCNEVVDVICSPEPDAFNPCEDIMGHDILRVLIWFISILAITGNITVLVILITSQYKLTVPRFLMCNLAFADLCIGIYLLLIASVDIHTKTQYHNYAIDWQTGAGCDAAGFFTVFASELSVYTLTAITLERWHTITHAMQLQCKVQLRHAASIMLVGWIFAFTVALFPIFGISSYMKVSICLPMDIDSPLSQLYVVSLLVLNVLAFVVICGCYTHIYLTVRNPNIMSSSSDTKIAKRMAMLIFTDFLCMAPISFFAISASLKVPLITVSKSKILLVLFYPINSCANPFLYAIFTKNFRRDVFILLSKFGCYEMQAQTYRTENLSTAHNIHPRNGHCPPAPRITNSSSYTLIPLSHLAQN
- the FSHR gene encoding follicle-stimulating hormone receptor isoform X6 — translated: MILWLSKNGIREIHNCAFNGTQLDELNLSDNDNLEELPNDVFQGASGPVILDISRTRIHSLPSYGLENLKKLRAKSTYNLKKLPSLEKFVTLMEASLTYPSHCCAFANWRRQISDLHPICNKSILRQEVDVMTQARGQRVSLAEDGESSLAKELDTVYSEFDYDLCNEVVDVICSPEPDAFNPCEDIMGHDILRVLIWFISILAITGNITVLVILITSQYKLTVPRFLMCNLAFADLCIGIYLLLIASVDIHTKTQYHNYAIDWQTGAGCDAAGFFTVFASELSVYTLTAITLERWHTITHAMQLQCKVQLRHAASIMLVGWIFAFTVALFPIFGISSYMKVSICLPMDIDSPLSQLYVVSLLVLNVLAFVVICGCYTHIYLTVRNPNIMSSSSDTKIAKRMAMLIFTDFLCMAPISFFAISASLKVPLITVSKSKILLVLFYPINSCANPFLYAIFTKNFRRDVFILLSKFGCYEMQAQTYRTENLSTAHNIHPRNGHCPPAPRITNSSSYTLIPLSHLAQN
- the FSHR gene encoding follicle-stimulating hormone receptor isoform X5 translates to MALLLVSLLAFLSLGSGCHHRICHCSNGIFLCQESKVTEIPPDLPRNAVELRFVLTKLRVIPKGAFSGFGDLEKIEISQNDVLEVIEANVFSNLPKLHEIRIEKANNLLYIDPDAFQNLPNLRYLLISNTGVKHLPAVHKIQSLQKVLLDIQDNINIHTVERNSFVGLSFESMILWLSKNGIREIHNCAFNGTQLDELNLSDNDNLEELPNDVFQGASGPVILDISRTRIHSLPSYGLENLKKLRAKSTYNLKKLPSLEKFVTLMEASLTYPSHCCAFANWRRQISDLHPICNKSILRQEVDVMTQARGQRVSLAEDGESSLAKELDTVYSEFDYDLCNEVVDVICSPEPDAFNPCEDIMGHDILRVLIWFISILAITGNITVLVILITSQYKLTVPRFLMCNLAFADLCIGIYLLLIASVDIHTKTQYHNYAIDWQTGAGCDAAGFFTVFASELSVYTLTAITLERWHTITHAMQLQCKVQLRHAASIMLVGWIFAFTVALFPIFGISSYMKGGPHRRLSGKLEGRREAAALPSLTHFAVHLLIRLTAAKHNCSTVPWILLHVLCLLSQVYICV
- the FSHR gene encoding follicle-stimulating hormone receptor isoform X2, which translates into the protein MALLLVSLLAFLSLGSGCHHRICHCSNGIFLCQESKVTEIPPDLPRNAVELRFVLTKLRVIPKGAFSGFGDLEKIEISQNDVLEVIEANVFSNLPKLHEIIEKANNLLYIDPDAFQNLPNLRYLLISNTGVKHLPAVHKIQSLQKVLLDIQDNINIHTVERNSFVGLSFESMILWLSKNGIREIHNCAFNGTQLDELNLSDNDNLEELPNDVFQGASGPVILDISRTRIHSLPSYGLENLKKLRAKSTYNLKKLPSLEKFVTLMEASLTYPSHCCAFANWRRQISDLHPICNKSILRQEVDVMTQARGQRVSLAEDGESSLAKELDTVYSEFDYDLCNEVVDVICSPEPDAFNPCEDIMGHDILRVLIWFISILAITGNITVLVILITSQYKLTVPRFLMCNLAFADLCIGIYLLLIASVDIHTKTQYHNYAIDWQTGAGCDAAGFFTVFASELSVYTLTAITLERWHTITHAMQLQCKVQLRHAASIMLVGWIFAFTVALFPIFGISSYMKVSICLPMDIDSPLSQLYVVSLLVLNVLAFVVICGCYTHIYLTVRNPNIMSSSSDTKIAKRMAMLIFTDFLCMAPISFFAISASLKVPLITVSKSKILLVLFYPINSCANPFLYAIFTKNFRRDVFILLSKFGCYEMQAQTYRTENLSTAHNIHPRNGHCPPAPRITNSSSYTLIPLSHLAQN
- the FSHR gene encoding follicle-stimulating hormone receptor isoform X1, which codes for MALLLVSLLAFLSLGSGCHHRICHCSNGIFLCQESKVTEIPPDLPRNAVELRFVLTKLRVIPKGAFSGFGDLEKIEISQNDVLEVIEANVFSNLPKLHEIRIEKANNLLYIDPDAFQNLPNLRYLLISNTGVKHLPAVHKIQSLQKVLLDIQDNINIHTVERNSFVGLSFESMILWLSKNGIREIHNCAFNGTQLDELNLSDNDNLEELPNDVFQGASGPVILDISRTRIHSLPSYGLENLKKLRAKSTYNLKKLPSLEKFVTLMEASLTYPSHCCAFANWRRQISDLHPICNKSILRQEVDVMTQARGQRVSLAEDGESSLAKELDTVYSEFDYDLCNEVVDVICSPEPDAFNPCEDIMGHDILRVLIWFISILAITGNITVLVILITSQYKLTVPRFLMCNLAFADLCIGIYLLLIASVDIHTKTQYHNYAIDWQTGAGCDAAGFFTVFASELSVYTLTAITLERWHTITHAMQLQCKVQLRHAASIMLVGWIFAFTVALFPIFGISSYMKVSICLPMDIDSPLSQLYVVSLLVLNVLAFVVICGCYTHIYLTVRNPNIMSSSSDTKIAKRMAMLIFTDFLCMAPISFFAISASLKVPLITVSKSKILLVLFYPINSCANPFLYAIFTKNFRRDVFILLSKFGCYEMQAQTYRTENLSTAHNIHPRNGHCPPAPRITNSSSYTLIPLSHLAQN
- the FSHR gene encoding follicle-stimulating hormone receptor isoform X3, which encodes MALLLVSLLAFLSLGSGCHHRICHCSNGIFLCQESKVTEIPPDLPRNAVELRFVLTKLRVIPKGAFSGFGDLEKIRIEKANNLLYIDPDAFQNLPNLRYLLISNTGVKHLPAVHKIQSLQKVLLDIQDNINIHTVERNSFVGLSFESMILWLSKNGIREIHNCAFNGTQLDELNLSDNDNLEELPNDVFQGASGPVILDISRTRIHSLPSYGLENLKKLRAKSTYNLKKLPSLEKFVTLMEASLTYPSHCCAFANWRRQISDLHPICNKSILRQEVDVMTQARGQRVSLAEDGESSLAKELDTVYSEFDYDLCNEVVDVICSPEPDAFNPCEDIMGHDILRVLIWFISILAITGNITVLVILITSQYKLTVPRFLMCNLAFADLCIGIYLLLIASVDIHTKTQYHNYAIDWQTGAGCDAAGFFTVFASELSVYTLTAITLERWHTITHAMQLQCKVQLRHAASIMLVGWIFAFTVALFPIFGISSYMKVSICLPMDIDSPLSQLYVVSLLVLNVLAFVVICGCYTHIYLTVRNPNIMSSSSDTKIAKRMAMLIFTDFLCMAPISFFAISASLKVPLITVSKSKILLVLFYPINSCANPFLYAIFTKNFRRDVFILLSKFGCYEMQAQTYRTENLSTAHNIHPRNGHCPPAPRITNSSSYTLIPLSHLAQN